Genomic segment of Gigantopelta aegis isolate Gae_Host chromosome 10, Gae_host_genome, whole genome shotgun sequence:
AGAAAAAGGTAAATTCGCCCATATTTTAACTGAATGAGCTACAGGAGGAATGTGTGGCGCGAACAGTCTGGGTTTCGGAGTGTCCATCCTTCACGTGACCTCATTTACAAACATCACTTAGTGCTGACAGCGGCTTGGGGCGGATGCAAAGTCTGTTTGAGTGTTTCTAACCAGTTTTGTGGTAGAATTTAACAGTATAATAATTTTCACGGTAATTAACTGTCGATGCGAAGTGGCACCTGACAGGTAAGTCACACTTAGTAGTAATTGTTGTAAGTCCTATTTTTGTGTTAACgtctgtttttgtgtgttttaaattGCGTGTTGATAGAAGTCGCCATGTAGTAACTGAAGGTAAAGTATAATCgttaacaaattcaaatatgtaatttcacaaatttatgTTAACTAATTTGAaagtgtgtgtaatataaatactataaataatttgaaaatgatGTCTGCaaactgtattttattattattcaagcAACAAACGAAAGATAAGCTACTTTAGCTTAATTGAATTTTAGATTCTAGATTTTAGATTTTAGACGTggtgttttgtaatttttattttgtatactattatatatatattatatatattatatgttggATACTAGTATATTACGTCTTATTAACCGcctattttcacaaaattataGTTGTACTGTGTTCCATCCGGTATGTGCTACATTTGAAAACACGTACTCAGCGGTGTAACACGTCCAGACTTTGATTTATTACTCGACGATGACCTTAACACTTGGTGATGTATGTAAAAGTAAATAACTAGTGATGTTACTTTATCAATGAGTATGTGTATGGGCCGACGTAGTATTTACAGTTTCTGAGAAACTGCATTAAttaaaagtgaaaatagaaaacacaaacacaacaaaacattttaatatcccgtactgtattatatattatgtttcatGAACTTACATGTACCTATTATACCCATCATTCCActcactaataataataataatagtaataacaacaacaacaacaacaacaacaacaacaacaacagcaactatGAACAACAACGTATCGATTACAAAGAGTCTAATGGATGCTTGAAGCTCTAGCGACACATGAGCATGTAAATGCTATACCCGAGGCTAATGGTTTGATTGCACATGTATTATCTTTGCTACTTTTCGCGTATCTCACGTTTGTTTCAAAATCGCATATCCTGTGGTATATCCTCAATTTGATTGTtatggaaatatatttttatatacattttatatgtacatatatgtatacattattatGATGTATTTTTGCCATTAGTATTATATTGTAGTTGTATAGGAGAGGACCtagtaagttggcaaacttgtacccaatccaaacaaacaaacaaaaagccgACAATCACCCAAccaatgtcaaacatatagtaataCTCTGTGATACTAATCTATGCACCCGtttgtattagtaaaaaaaaaacccaccatcgCCCCTTAACcttccccaccccaaccctccaaaaaagtaagaaaaacaaaacaaaacaaaaagcaacatCAGAAACCTCGAGAAACACAGAAACAACCATGTAACTGAAATCACCTAGATCAGTAAAAGAAGCGCACCTAGACCCCAAAACCCGTACCGCATTCTGTGTATTATACCAGTCTACATGCGTTTCATACAACTAAAGTACAAACAAAGGCATTTAGCAATGTCTCCAGCTTAGCTATTTATTCGTTCATTAGTTTATagttagtttcgtgcttatatccaattaaggttcaagcacgctgttctggacacagctatctgggctgtctgtccaggacagtgcgtCAGGtgttaatggttaatgagaaagACGTcgttgtagtggccttacacctattcaCCGAGTCGTTAACACGCTCTGGTGGGAGCCGATACAACGAAGCTTGCTTTGCTTGTACCAGCCAaatatacagtgtacatgtataacatcaACTTTACCATATGCTCGTCTCTAATCAGTGTCTGCTCTTACAATGTAGCTTTATGACATCAAAGTGATATCTTGTTGGGTTAAGACCTTATAACAATGACTTAAAGCGCTTATGGGCCGAGTTTGTTTTATCTCTTACAGGCATGGCCACTTGCGTGGACGATAACACAATTAGCAAGTATACAGAGGTGAACGGAGAGACGTTAGATGATGACCCGGCCGTCATAAAGACCAGCATACCAGACCCAAGTGTTGCTACATTGCCAACTGGAGAGCGTGGCCATTTAGAGTTCGGACCTGCCGTTGTCATAGATGCTAAAGAAGCAGCAGAGATACCAAATTACTCAGTTTCTGGTTCTACTACCAAGGAGAAAGACGCAGACGCGACAACGTCATGCCCTGAAGATAGCACAGATAGTGTGACTATTGGTGATGTCCGTATGACCAAAGATGACGTTAATAACAAACTCAGAGTAATGGATGCTGAAGATCGTTGTGAGATCACTATAGAAACGAAGCCAACATCGTTTATGAATGTTAGCTCAGAAAGCGAACATATTGTATCAGATGAACACGATAACGCTACTGCAGATGAAGGTACAATAGGAGAAGCTACTGCAGATGAAGGTACAATAGGAGAAGCTACTGCAAGTGAAACTACTGGTCTCGATGCTAGCACTGGAAAAGGTACTGATAATGCTCAACCAGAAGAACTTAACTTGTCCGGCGAAGCATCTGTTGTTATAAAATACGAAACGCCAAATATAGTCGTTATCATAACTTCGGCATCAGATACTAGTGATAACATTGATAACATTGGATCTGATTCTCGTTCAGAAACTGTCACGTTTCCATCTGCGGCGGATATTCATCTGGCAGAACTGCCATTAAAGCAGGCGAAGGTTTATTTACCAAATGACGATGACACGGATACGTCCACAGAATCCGAAAGTACTTCTGATGATGAtagcaagaaaagaaaaagaaaaatgccTGAAGATTCGAGAATTCCGGTAAATGGGATTTGCATAGATGATCCCCAAGAATTAAAGCCCGAGGGAAACATCGTGGAACACAAGGATACAGACACACCTTCAACAGATGCTGCAGAAATGAATGCATCGTCTCTTTCGGGTGGAACTAACACTTCTAATTCAAATAATACTACATGCCGCACACTCACGACTTCAGAGGATGAGTCTAGTGAACTGCCTAAAGACAACATCTTTGAAGCAACTATTGAAGTAAGTAGCCCTGAAAACAACACGTGTACACTGCCAAGCACTGCCAGCATGACACAAGACCAGAAAGATGTTACATCTGAAATGCCATCCAATGTCATTGGTATGATTCCAGATATTACAGTTGGTGAAAAGCAGTGTACTGATGACTTGGGCCATATCAATAGCGTAATAACTAAACCCGACAGTGTTACATCAGATCATGGCTCAGAGGTCTCACCTGATTataaagaagaaatatttcttgATTCGGGTCTCGAGGAACGCCTGTCTGGTTCTGGCCAGAATGAATTGCCATCTGGTCAGAAAGAGCTGTCATTTGCTACCGATCAGAAAGAACTTCCCACTGTTGCCGATCAACACGAATTGTCCTCTTTTGCTGATCACAAAGACCTACCATCTGTTGCTGATCACAAAGACCTACCGTCTGTTGGTGATCACAAAGACCTACCTTCTGTTGCTGATCACAAAGACCTACCATATGTTGCTGATCCAGAAAAAGGATCTTCTACTGCTGGCCATGATGCTAAAACAACTATTGGAGATATGTCTACTGATCCACGTGGAGAATGTGATGGCGACAGTAAAGAAGAACAGTTAACAGAGAAAGTGGTGGATGTTTCGTCATCGTCTGATGACAAAACTGGAAATGATAAAAACACTAGCCATACGTCCTCGACGAGCGATGCAGAGTTGCGTGACACACCCAAGAGCAAGCACCATAAAAACAGAATGAGCAGCATGCTAAGTAAGatcaaacacaaaatatttccAGATGATGACAACCAAAACACGAGTGGAGATGTTGGGGGCAGCAATAGGCGTACTCCAGCAATTGAAACTCCTATGAAACCCAAACGGAAATTCAGAAGCAAATCTactgacaaaaaagaaaaacgcAACAAAAAATCTTCAAAGTCAAAAAGCTTTTCTGAAGGTGACAAAAACACAGATAAAGAAATGATTGAAATAGATGCGTCTTTAGAGTTAGATAAATTGGAAAATTCCAAAAATGATGATGAAAAAGTCAGTTCTAAAATGAATGTAAAATCCCTTGTCGAAAATACAACTGATGTCATTACAGGTTCTTTACCAAGTGGATTAAACACACTGACTCTGAATACTGATACTAGTTCAAAGGATATTCTCAGTTGTGATATTGATTCTGCTTCAAGTTCCCCGGATAAAGCTCCTGGAGTAATCTACATCACCAATAATGCCgaaggtaacttaccattagaAACCAGCACAGATGACGTTAGTGATCGTGATGTACAAATTGCACAAGCAGACGAGACAAACCGTGTTTCAGTGGACAAGGAAGATGTCATCACTGCTCAAATTAAAATACCAACATCAAGTAAAACATCAAAAGATTCTAAGCACAAGGATAAGTCATCAAAAACAGGTTTATCTAAGTCCAgttccagtagcagcagcggtAGTAGCAACAGttccaacaataaaaataagcaCAAAAAAGGTGGCAAAGACGTTAATGATCATCAGCAATCAATTAGTGTTTCACAGCATTCAGACCTTGGCAGCACTCCTTCAGTCTACAATCATTCATCATCTGTAGCTCTTCATTCTCCAAATACAACTGTCCAGTCACAACCTGTAATCGTTCATTCACCAGATGCACACGAACGACTAGCTAAACAAGAAGCGCTGTTTTCTGAATGTATTCCCCTTGAAGCTGTAACAGCATCGCTGTCGGCATCACCAAGACAGCAGAGCTATTTCGTTGTCGTTGCTATTGATTTTGGAACAACGTACAGTGGATATGCCTTAAGTTTTACCCGTGATCCGGATAATGTTCACATGATGAGGAACTGGGAGGGaggggacccgggagtggtgAATCAGAAGATACCAACGTCCATTCTGCTGACGCCGGAGGGCGAGTTTGACTCGTTTGGATTTACAGCCAGAGACAGGTATCACAACTTGGAGCACAGCGAGGCCAAGAAGTGGCTCTACTTTGAGAAGTTCAAGATGATTCTTCATCACAGTTCGGTAAGacttagtcagtcagtcagttggtCAGTCAGCAAGTAAGTCAGTTTGTCAATCAGTCAGTAAGTCAGTAagtaagtcagtcagtcagtttaTCGGTTAGTCAGTAGGTCAGTAagtaagtcagtcagtcagtttgtcagtcagtcagtaggtcagtaagtaagtaagtacgtcagtcagtcagtcagtcagcctgGCAGTCAGTTAGTCTGGCAGTCAGtaggtaagtaagtaagtaagtaagtaagtaagtcagtcagtcagtcagtcaatgtgtcagtcagtcagtccgtCTGGCAGTCAGTTAGTCTATCAGTCAGTaggtcagtcagtcagtaagtaagtaagtaagtaagtaagtaagtaagtaagtaagtcagtcagtcagtcagtcagtcagtcagtctggcAGTCAGTTAGCCTGTCAGTCAGTAGGTCAGTCGGTatatcagtcagtcagtcagtcagtctgtcagCCAGtaggtcagtcagtcagttttGAAAGGAAAAACGTTTAATGGTTTCATCATTAACATAACACGACATGAAATGACATGAGATACTAGATAGacagagaatgaatgaatgaatgaatgaatgaatgaatgtttaacgacacccagcacgaaaaatacatcggctattggatgtcaaactatggtaaatgtaaacacaatgtgatgatcatcatcaatataaaaattcaacagttaaataaaaacacagtgtaaaggactgtgtaaaaatacaaatatcacagatatatataattaaaatgtagaataaaattcagtatcacgtaaaaatagtaaaataagttctggatggaaggcagagacagagacacacacacacacacacacacacacagaaagagagagagagagagagagagagagagagagagagagagagagagagagagagagagagagagagagagagagagagagagagagagagagagagagagagagagagagagagagagagagagagagagagagagagagagagagagagagagagagagatagatagagagagacatacagacagacagagagagagacagagacagagacagatagagacagagacagagacacgaACAGAaatgtagatatatagatagacaaaCAGTCACTGCGACAGATAAACAAACAgtcagatagacagatagacagataaacagtcagagagacagatagacagacagtcagagagacagagagacagacaaacagtcagatagacagatagacagacaaacagtcAGATAAACAGatacacagacaaacagacagatagacagacaaacagacagatagacagacaaaccgtcagagagacagatagacagaaaaacagacatatagacagatagacaaataGACAGTCAGAgagacaaacatacaaacagtcagagagacagatagacagacaaacagtcagagagacagatagacagacaaacagtcagagagacagatagacagacaaacaaaaagtttgttttatttaacggcgccacaagagcacattgctttttttatcttatcttttatttgcgcttcccacaggcaggatagcacaaaccatggcctttgttgaaccagttatggatcactagtctgttcaagtggtttacacctactcattgagccttgcggagcacgcATTCAGGGATTGGAGtcagtatttggattaaaaatcccatgcctcgactgggatccgaacccagtacctaccagcctgtagaccgatggcctaaccacgacgccaccgaggccggtaaaaagcAGACAAACagtcagagagacagatagacagacagacagtcagagagacagatagacagacagtcagagagacagatagacagacaaacaatcagatagacagatagacagacaaacaatcagatagacagatagacagacaaacagtcAGATAGACAGATATAACAAACAGTCAGAGAGACAAATAGACAaacagtcagagagagagagagagagagagagagagagagagagagagagagagagagagagagagagagagagagagagagagagagataggagagacagagatatagatagagtcagacagacagacagagacagataaacACAAGCAGTCAGATAGACAGTCAGagaaactgtgtgtgtgtgtgtgtgtgtgtgtgtgtgtgtgtgtgtgtacgtatgtatgtatgtatgtgtgtgtatatatatatatatatatatatatatatatatatatatatatatatatatatatatatatatatatatatatatatatgtatgtatatgtatatgtatatgtatatatgtatatatggtttacacctactcattgagccttgcggagcactcattcagggatTGGAGtcagtatttggattaaaaatcccatgcatcgactgggatccgaacccagtacctaccaggcaAACAGtcagatatacagacacacgGACGggtaaacaaacagacaaatagACAAACAGTCAGATACACAGACAAACTGTCAGAGAGACAAATAGACAaacagtcagagagagagagagagagagagagagagagagagagagagagagagagagagagagagagagagagagagagagagagagacagagataggagagacagaaatatagatagagtcagacagacagacagacagacagagacagataaacACATGCAGTCAGATAGACAGTCAGagaaactgtgtgtgtgtgtgtgtgtgtgtgtgtgtgtgtgtgtgtgtgtgtacgtatgtatgtatatatatatatatatatatatatatatatatatatatatatatatatatatatatatgtatatatatatatgtatatatatatatatatatatatatatatatatatatatatatatatatatatatatatatatatatatatatatatatatcacattgcACTACATTGTTTATGTGCAGAGCGTTAACTTTCGTATGCGAGTCTAAACACTGAGGAAGACAAACCTACATACAGTTTATATCATAACACTATTAAGAGTGTATACGCCCACACTATCAACTGTAAGTACAAGTACACTTCACTGTGTCATATAGCTCTTAAAGTATACACATTACAAGAAGATAACATGCGCttccaattaaaataatatacaatgcACT
This window contains:
- the LOC121383315 gene encoding uncharacterized protein LOC121383315 isoform X4, whose translation is MSVRRKYELNRRSMLHRGDFESPGKYRKLTDEEIEAEWSFGKPSLRTHSPANLAPRGTDTTNRNQIRSTGQTTDDQSEFKCGRNNDDRPKSMSLAYTESAPVRTPRLGLSLYDPRRRHTRAITVSVESSTDVTRSTDPGDSGGKHASSNSSSPRQEKDDTDDMKRDVKLQGHSFTLPNKNTEIVSKDCYSSKSSTDVFRAHYEGDGGEKYASNSSTSPKKDDIDDIKRNKKLEEHTFTLPNENTEIAPKESNSRCNSGDGLLDSGSSEKAKDGKVSHCSTCKSSDYGFPTLADASCQTRARKHSTKRRKPDTRKSQNECDTTEKSSYSTEPTSLNSQYSSSNSSSTSSNSTADDRSCRESFVLQQLEALAEVNRHHPMDNTGPKLGFSVVNTFSYVEISESWMDTSKETPYVCLDVIRKDDVPGLTSTPRDDSHVMSGMATCVDDNTISKYTEVNGETLDDDPAVIKTSIPDPSVATLPTGERGHLEFGPAVVIDAKEAAEIPNYSVSGSTTKEKDADATTSCPEDSTDSVTIGDVRMTKDDVNNKLRVMDAEDRCEITIETKPTSFMNVSSESEHIVSDEHDNATADEGTIGEATADEGTIGEATASETTGLDASTGKGTDNAQPEELNLSGEASVVIKYETPNIVVIITSASDTSDNIDNIGSDSRSETVTFPSAADIHLAELPLKQAKVYLPNDDDTDTSTESESTSDDDSKKRKRKMPEDSRIPVNGICIDDPQELKPEGNIVEHKDTDTPSTDAAEMNASSLSGGTNTSNSNNTTCRTLTTSEDESSELPKDNIFEATIEVSSPENNTCTLPSTASMTQDQKDVTSEMPSNVIGMIPDITVGEKQCTDDLGHINSVITKPDSVTSDHGSEVSPDYKEEIFLDSGLEERLSGSGQNELPSGQKELSFATDQKELPTVADQHELSSFADHKDLPSVADHKDLPSVGDHKDLPSVADHKDLPYVADPEKGSSTAGHDAKTTIGDMSTDPRGECDGDSKEEQLTEKVVDVSSSSDDKTGNDKNTSHTSSTSDAELRDTPKSKHHKNRMSSMLSKIKHKIFPDDDNQNTSGDVGGSNRRTPAIETPMKPKRKFRSKSTDKKEKRNKKSSKSKSFSEGDKNTDKEMIEIDASLELDKLENSKNDDEKVSSKMNVKSLVENTTDVITGSLPSGLNTLTLNTDTSSKDILSCDIDSASSSPDKAPGVIYITNNAEGNLPLETSTDDVSDRDVQIAQADETNRVSVDKEDVITAQIKIPTSSKTSKDSKHKDKSSKTGLSKSSSSSSSGSSNSSNNKNKHKKGGKDVNDHQQSISVSQHSDLGSTPSVYNHSSSVALHSPNTTVQSQPVIVHSPDAHERLAKQEALFSECIPLEAVTASLSASPRQQSYFVVVAIDFGTTYSGYALSFTRDPDNVHMMRNWEGGDPGVVNQKIPTSILLTPEGEFDSFGFTARDRYHNLEHSEAKKWLYFEKFKMILHHSSQLTKDTQLYASNGQAFPALTVFSYALRFFKEHALEQLSDQCGTTMLNTDVRWVITVPAIWKAPAKQFMRQAAYDAGMVSPGSPDQMLIALEPEAASIYCRKLRMYELVPESPVQRPLQSPRKSVQEPLNTTSVCTDLSEGTRYLVVDCGGGTVDITVHELDDTGKLKELYKATGGPYGSIGIDIEFEKLLYAVFGEDFIDNYKAKYPVGWVNLMINFESRKRSASPYKSNPLNISIPFSFIDYHKKQKSGHMESTVKKYGDSDICWSSEGMLRLSPMAMKRLFLPTVERIKQTIGDVLNNKYARDLSYMFLVGGFAESPVLQQEIRREFSHILKILIPTGVSLAILKGAVLFGLDPTVVNVRRSRLTYGVGVLNRFDPNKHPKSKLVTREGKDWCTDVFEKYVTVDEAITLGDTVVRSYTPAKSTQQVSIINIYSSESANSQFITDPGVRKCGTLCLDVSDMQAGLFPARREIQTRMMFGDTEIKVSALDVTTGRCVKASIDFLNK
- the LOC121383315 gene encoding uncharacterized protein LOC121383315 isoform X5, translated to MATCVDDNTISKYTEVNGETLDDDPAVIKTSIPDPSVATLPTGERGHLEFGPAVVIDAKEAAEIPNYSVSGSTTKEKDADATTSCPEDSTDSVTIGDVRMTKDDVNNKLRVMDAEDRCEITIETKPTSFMNVSSESEHIVSDEHDNATADEGTIGEATADEGTIGEATASETTGLDASTGKGTDNAQPEELNLSGEASVVIKYETPNIVVIITSASDTSDNIDNIGSDSRSETVTFPSAADIHLAELPLKQAKVYLPNDDDTDTSTESESTSDDDSKKRKRKMPEDSRIPVNGICIDDPQELKPEGNIVEHKDTDTPSTDAAEMNASSLSGGTNTSNSNNTTCRTLTTSEDESSELPKDNIFEATIEVSSPENNTCTLPSTASMTQDQKDVTSEMPSNVIGMIPDITVGEKQCTDDLGHINSVITKPDSVTSDHGSEVSPDYKEEIFLDSGLEERLSGSGQNELPSGQKELSFATDQKELPTVADQHELSSFADHKDLPSVADHKDLPSVGDHKDLPSVADHKDLPYVADPEKGSSTAGHDAKTTIGDMSTDPRGECDGDSKEEQLTEKVVDVSSSSDDKTGNDKNTSHTSSTSDAELRDTPKSKHHKNRMSSMLSKIKHKIFPDDDNQNTSGDVGGSNRRTPAIETPMKPKRKFRSKSTDKKEKRNKKSSKSKSFSEGDKNTDKEMIEIDASLELDKLENSKNDDEKVSSKMNVKSLVENTTDVITGSLPSGLNTLTLNTDTSSKDILSCDIDSASSSPDKAPGVIYITNNAEGNLPLETSTDDVSDRDVQIAQADETNRVSVDKEDVITAQIKIPTSSKTSKDSKHKDKSSKTGLSKSSSSSSSGSSNSSNNKNKHKKGGKDVNDHQQSISVSQHSDLGSTPSVYNHSSSVALHSPNTTVQSQPVIVHSPDAHERLAKQEALFSECIPLEAVTASLSASPRQQSYFVVVAIDFGTTYSGYALSFTRDPDNVHMMRNWEGGDPGVVNQKIPTSILLTPEGEFDSFGFTARDRYHNLEHSEAKKWLYFEKFKMILHHSSCSDDWKILRNNLYGKQMQLTKDTQLYASNGQAFPALTVFSYALRFFKEHALEQLSDQCGTTMLNTDVRWVITVPAIWKAPAKQFMRQAAYDAGMVSPGSPDQMLIALEPEAASIYCRKLRMYELVPESPVQRPLQSPRKSVQEPLNTTSVCTDLSEDMSPLKLPFDLAPNQVLETKMKGTRYLVVDCGGGTVDITVHELDDTGKLKELYKATGGPYGSIGIDIEFEKLLYAVFGEDFIDNYKAKYPVGWVNLMINFESRKRSASPYKSNPLNISIPFSFIDYHKKQKSGHMESTVKKYGDSDICWSSEGMLRLSPMAMKRLFLPTVERIKQTIGDVLNNKYARDLSYMFLVGGFAESPVLQQEIRREFSHILKILIPTGVSLAILKGAVLFGLDPTVVNVRRSRLTYGVGVLNRFDPNKHPKSKLVTREGKDWCTDVFEKYVTVDEAITLGDTVVRSYTPAKSTQQVSIINIYSSESANSQFITDPGVRKCGTLCLDVSDMQAGLFPARREIQTRMMFGDTEIKVSALDVTTGRCVKASIDFLNK